The stretch of DNA ATTTGGCCCATCGCTGGCATCTCGTTCCGCGCAATCTCAAGGCCTACGCCCAGGGAAAGGGCAGCGAGCCGGTGAAGAAAATCAGATTCTATCTGGACAACGCCTTCCCCGAGACGTGGAAAGAGCCTGTTCGCCGGGGGGTAGACGTGTGGAATCGGACATTTGAAAAGGCTGGATTCCGCAACGTTCTCGAGGTGGTAGACTTCCCTAAGGACGACCCGAGCTTCGATCCCGATAATATCTTATATTCCTGCATCCGATATGTGCCCAATGGTTCGGAGAATCCCACCAGTTCGTTTTGGGTGAACCCCACCACGGGCGAAATCCTCAATGCCTCTATCTTCGTCTATAGCAATGTGGGGCAGATGCTTCATCGCTGGCGGTTTGTGGGAACGGCTGCCGCCGATGCCTCGGTGCGTTCATCACAGTTGCCCGCAGATCAACTGGCCGAGGGGCTCACTTATCTCGTGGCGCGCGAGGTGGGACATTCGCTCGGACTGCTCGACAATTTTGGAGCCTCCTCCACCTATCCCGTCGATTCGCTTCGCAACGCCGCTTTCACCCACGCCAATGGGCTTGCGGCCTCGTTGCTGTCGGGGGTGAACTTCAACTACGTGGCCCAGACTGCTGATCGTGGCGTTCGGCTCATGCCCACCGCACCTGGCGTTTACGATCAGCATGCCATCGAGTGGAATTATCGCTACTTCGACCCCCAGCGGGTGTCGGCACAGGAAGAGGCAGCCGAGCTTGAGAAGTGGGTCGACCAGCGAGTGAAGAATCCCCGCCTACGCTATTTCCGCACATCGTCGCAACGTTGGGACCCCCGTGTGCAAGAGGGCGCATTGGGCAATAACGCTCTCCGCGCCGCCAACTACGGCATTGCCAATCTCTGTCAGATAGAAAAACATCTCTACGACTGGGTGAAGAACGACGAAGACAGTCGCATCAAAGAAAAACTCTATCTCACCATCGCCCAGCAGCATTACGCTTATTTCAAGCGCGTGATGAGCAACGTGGGCGGTATTCTGCTCAACGATATGAAGTTCTCGTCGGGTGTACCCCGCTATCAGGTGGTCGACAAAGATCTCCAGCGCAAGTCGCTGCAATGGTGTCTGTGGCAGGCTAAACGCTTTAAAAGTTATGCCGACAAGAATTTCGAACGGCGTGGTTTTATCTCGGTGAGCTACTACGATCAGCTGCTCGAGTTCATCGGCTACGACCTGCTCGGAGCTCGCACCCGCCTGGCCGTCTCGTCACACCTCGTCCCCGAGAGTTATACGCAGAAAGAATATTTTGCCGACCTCTTCAATGGCATTTTCCAAAGTGTCATCGAGGGTAAGGCTCCCTCGCAGGAGGAACGAGTTTTGCAACGAACCTACCTCACCTACTCGCGTGCCGTTGTCGATAAAGCCAACAAGCAAGGCGGAAACGGTCCGGCAGCTCTACAGGGTCAGGGTTCTTTGCAGGAGAATCTTCCGAAAGAGAATTTCTTGCAAGAGCATTTCCTATCCTCCGTCTCTCGTGAGTCCGCTTCCTCGGCTTACGGCGACCCTAACGCCTCGCTCTCTCCCACGGTAGATGCCGCCCTGCTCGACCATTCTGCACTTTATTTCTACAGCTCCCTGTTGCGCCTCAAGCCGTTGCTCGAGAAATGTCTGAAAGGCTCTCTTCCCGCCGACGCGCAATCGCATTATCAGATGTTGCTCTTCAGGTTGAACAAAGCATTGGAGGACGGAAAATGACACATTGCTCTCGTTATCTCTCCGCTGACCGTCGAGTTTTTTTGCTCACGGCCCTTTTGCTGTGCTTCGCAATGGCGGCACAGCCTGCATCGTTGTTCAAACGTAAGAAGAAAACGCCTGCCACCGAGGTGAAGAAAACAGCCTACGAGCGTACCCTTACCGATCATCCCTGCGAGTCGAGCCGCGGAGGTTTCATCTCACTGCACAAGACTGATGGCAAGTTGCTGGTCGAACTTCCGCGTACATCGCTGGGTCGCGACATGCTGGTGGGGGCCACCATCTCGTCGGTTTCCAATCCCAAGTTGGGTGATCTTGGTTTTAAGAATTCTAATCTGGTGCACGTTCGTTTCGTCGAGAAAGACAGCTCCGTGGTGATGCAGGTGGTGAATACCGACCTCTACTTCGACCCCTCGA from Prevotella sp. oral taxon 475 encodes:
- a CDS encoding zinc-dependent metalloprotease, yielding MRRTTTWVCLAGIVALLWGVCPKVAAADEKKGSDEKKAKKETRYDRLFKDKRRDTARSTFITLHKTDGKLYAEIPLKYLGREMMLGGSISSVTDPTYVTVGMKNFAPLHFYFERQDSSLVMKTPNAVLYNDGTATSELRGALALTYRDPVMMGFKIEAYNNDSSAVVVDVTSLLAKPNSMLPLMPQKSGDFAIRTTPKSEMSYVRSIKSFEGNIVVNVDFNYLLTALLMSIPVANEIPTTVGATYSLVLLPESRMRPRQADSRVGIASSSKMTYANDISKSRRTYLAHRWHLVPRNLKAYAQGKGSEPVKKIRFYLDNAFPETWKEPVRRGVDVWNRTFEKAGFRNVLEVVDFPKDDPSFDPDNILYSCIRYVPNGSENPTSSFWVNPTTGEILNASIFVYSNVGQMLHRWRFVGTAAADASVRSSQLPADQLAEGLTYLVAREVGHSLGLLDNFGASSTYPVDSLRNAAFTHANGLAASLLSGVNFNYVAQTADRGVRLMPTAPGVYDQHAIEWNYRYFDPQRVSAQEEAAELEKWVDQRVKNPRLRYFRTSSQRWDPRVQEGALGNNALRAANYGIANLCQIEKHLYDWVKNDEDSRIKEKLYLTIAQQHYAYFKRVMSNVGGILLNDMKFSSGVPRYQVVDKDLQRKSLQWCLWQAKRFKSYADKNFERRGFISVSYYDQLLEFIGYDLLGARTRLAVSSHLVPESYTQKEYFADLFNGIFQSVIEGKAPSQEERVLQRTYLTYSRAVVDKANKQGGNGPAALQGQGSLQENLPKENFLQEHFLSSVSRESASSAYGDPNASLSPTVDAALLDHSALYFYSSLLRLKPLLEKCLKGSLPADAQSHYQMLLFRLNKALEDGK